The following are from one region of the Fusarium verticillioides 7600 chromosome 1, whole genome shotgun sequence genome:
- a CDS encoding hypothetical protein (At least one base has a quality score < 10) has protein sequence MMRSSAWAALSWRALIFSLLWTAVAAKQDKPTVDASVARHPPLNLNYFEDSDVVVFQDIEERNIWRSEDAGKTWAQVPDIPDRSATFLYLHPFDSNSAFVLTKDRKHYKTEDRGKSWSEFSSGTMPSAFQPDTLVFHAGDPKRIIFNGMNCDGIFCDEETTYTIDGFKTVQQLRPSTSGCWWAKTNREFTTGDAELDKTRILCIVTDPLSLFKTSQKLCVSDNFFAKGSGGKFDEFEPSLDGHRDVTGVVSIAAVKSFILLASSSTGSDEMTLFVTSDAQFWHRAMFPTDDSHDHSHKINQEAYTVLESTNYSIQVDVMTSHPSTPMGVIFTSNSNGTYFTENIPYTNRNVKGHVDFEKISGIQGIFLVNTVENGKDVDAKNAKKAVVTQITFDDGRTFEPVKAGQDRIHLHSMTDIDNIGRIFSSPAPGLVMGNGNTGAALGEFESSNLYVSDNAGVSWKKALEGPHKYEFGDTGGILVAARDSLKEDVDKISFSFDYGENWESAPLPDGLKVRPVILTTTQDSTSLKFLLVGEKDRTFHMIAINFEGMEKRTCESKDMESWYARVDDKGAPTCIMGHKQTYNRRKKSADCFLKADFRDPEPVIENCECTDADFECDYNFQRDPDDNKVCKKVGPVPIPEGSCKGKDETFKGSSGWRLIPGNTCTRKSGSQKDDPVERKCSDGGSSGGGSTPGTPASGEISLKTNEFADIKGKDMQKFYLMGLESESPTSEVVIARPIGDRLPDGKVEVENKLWITADHGKTWKRILEEENILALIPHTYFREVVFFHTDSEKVIYTIDRGHSFHSFKTPFSDPGAAMSFHPDKKDWMIWIGKRCGDVAGSKDCYPEASISTDRGDNWKTLQRYATKCEFTGNSAFKFRAQKQIVCLVHKDENADNHKTIVTIEDFSEDDRIIHNGTVAAFATMNEFILATDEVIEDGKESAGLQAIASMDGKHFEAAQFPRNFHDSHSSLYTVLDSSNHAVNLFVATDLSEGRRRGSIIKSNSNGTTYVLSASNVNSDELGYVDFEKVAGLEGVTLINSVSNPDDKNGKKVIQTKISHNDGAEWGFLPPPSKGADGKSYPCSSSGDSKCALHLHHYTERENKGRTFSASTAVGLIFGYGNVGPSLGDVKDADTFMSADGGINWKSVKKGVWTWQYGDQGSIIVLAQRATQTNKIKSNIVSYSTDEGNTWTDYKFTDKEVTIQDLTSVHSGTSRNFLVWYQTDDKKLFAANLDFTGLTNQPCKYSDDPSSDYDLWSPKHPLQNDDCLFGHKAKYLRKKTDRKCYNQASMSRLREYENCECTRRDFECAYNFELDNHGQCSLVPDHDAISGEEWCKQHPNETSYFDPTGYRRIPLTTCEGGQELDKTSTEHACAGHEEDFARKRGTSGWAIFFAIIIPIGLAAAFGWYAWRNWSGKFGQIRLGDNSATFDSEQPWIKYPVIAISALAAVVAALPLVLTSIWRSATGVYERVSNRSRGGNWSRRYTTRDSFARGRGDYSMVDDDEGELLGEESDEEV, from the exons ATGATGAGGTCCTCAGCTTGGGCCGCACTCTCATGGCGCGCCCTCATATTCTCTCTGTTATGGACAGCTGTGGCAGCAAAGCAGGACAAGCCGACGGTCGACGCTTCCGTCGCGAGGCATCCTCCTCTCAACCTGAATTACTTTGAGGATAGTGACGTCGTTGTCTTCCAAGATATCGAGGAGAGAAACATCTGGAGGTCCGAAGATGCAGGCAAAACATGGGCCCAAGTCCCTGACATCCCTGACCGAAGCGCAACCTTCCTGTACCTTCACCCCTTCGATTCCAATTCTGCTTTTGTTCTCACGAAAGATCGGAAGCACTACAAAACCGAAGACCGTGGCAAAAGCTGGAGTGAATTCAGCAGCGGCACGATGCCGAGTGCTTTCCAACCCGATACTCTTGTCTTCCACGCTGGCGACCCGAAGCGCATCATTTTCAACGGCATGAACTGCGATGGAATCTTTTGCGACGAGGAAACAACATATACAATTGATGGTTTCAAGACTGTGCAGCAGCTGCGTCCCAGCACCTCAGGTTGCTGGTGGGCCAAGACAAACCGAGAGTTCACAACTGGTGATGCTGAGCTGGACAAGACCAGAATTCTTTGCATCGTTACCGACCCTCTGAGTCTCTTCAAAACAAGCCAGAAGTTGTGCGTTTCGGATAACTTCTTTGCCAAGGGCAGTGGGGGAAAATTCGACGAATTCGAGCCAAGTTTGGACGGTCACCGCGATGTAACTGGCGTCGTTAGCATTGCAGCCGTCAAGAGCtttattcttcttgcctcGTCATCCACTGgcagtgatgagatgactCTCTTCGTTACCAGTGATGCTCAATTCTGGCACCGAGCCATGTTCCCCACAGACGACAGCCATGACCATTCCCACAAGATTAACCAGGAAGCTTACACGGTCCTCGAAAGCACCAACTACAGCATTCAAGTTGACGTGATGACTTCTCACCCGTCCACCCCTATGGgtgtcatcttcaccagcaacTCGAACGGTACATACTTTACAGAGAACATCCCGTACACCAATCGCAATGTCAAGGGCCACGTCGATTTCGAGAAAATCAGCGGAATTCAAGGTATCTTCCTGGTCAACACGGTCGAAAACggcaaggatgttgatgcaAAGAATGCAAAGAAAGCTGTGGTGACACAGATTACATTCGACGATGGAAGAACCTTTGAGCCAGTCAAAGCTGGACAAGACCGCATTCACCTACATTCAATGACAGACATTGACAATATCGGGCGCATCTTCTCGAGCCCGGCCCCTGGTCTTGTTATGGGCAATGGAAACACGGGCGCCGCACTCGGCGAGTTCGAGAGTTCCAATCTTTATGTTTCTGACAACGCTGGCGTGTCATGGAAAAAGGCGCTTGAGGGCCCTCACAAATATGAGTTTGGTGACACAGGCGGTATCTTGGTCGCTGCCAGAGATTCTCTCAAGGAGGACGTCGATAAgatttccttctcttttgaCTATGGAGAAAACTGGGAGTCCGCCCCGCTCCCTGATGGCTTGAAGGTGAGGCCTGTTATTCTGACAACTACTCAGGATTCGACGAGTCTCAAGTTTCtgcttgttggtgagaaggacAGAACTTTTCACATGATTGCCATTAATTTTGAGGGCATGGAGAAGCGCACTTGCGAGAGTAAGGACATGGAGTCATGGTATGCACGTGTTGACGACAAGGGAGCGCCAACTTGCATCATGGGTCACAAGCAGACATACAACCGCCGCAAGAAATCGGCAGATTGCTTTCTCAAGGCCGATTTCCGTGACCCTGAACCCGTCATAGAGAACTGCGAGTGTACCGATGCCGACTTTGAATGCGACTACAACTTTCAGAGGGACCCCGATGACAACAAGGTCTGTAAGAAGGTTGGGCCAGTTCCTATTCCAGAAGGCTCTtgcaagggcaaggatgagaCTTTCAAGGGATCGTCCGGGTGGCGCCTTATTCCAGGAAATACATGTACTCGAAAGAGTGGCTCTCAGAAGGATGACCCAGTTGAACGCAAGTGCTCCGATGGCGGCAGTTCCGGTGGCGGTTCAACGCCTGGTACTCCGGCCAGTGGTGAAATTTCGCTCAAGACCAATGAGTTCGCGGACATCAAAGGCAAGGACATGCAGAAATTTTACCTCATGGGTCTCGAATCTGAGAGCCCTACCAGCGAAGTTGTTATTGCTCGACCCATTGGTGATAGGCTACCTGACGGTAAAGTCGAAGTGGAAAACAAGCTATGGATCACAGCTGATCATGGCAAAACTTGGAAGCGCAttcttgaagaggagaataTCTTGGCCCTGATCCCTCATACCTACTTCAGGGAagtcgtcttcttccatacAGATTCTGAAAAGGTCATCTATACCATTGACCGCGGTCATAGCTttcacagcttcaagacgCCATTTTCTGATCCAGGTGCCGCAATGAGTTTCCATCCAGACAAGAAGGactggatgatctggatcGGAAAGCGATGTGGTGACGTTGCGGGTAGCAAGGATTGTTACCCTGaagcctcaatctcaactgaTCGTGGTGACAACTGGAAGACTCTGCAACGCTACGCGACCAAGTGCGAGTTCACAGGAAACTCTGCCTTCAAGTTCCGCGCTCAGAAACAAATCGTCTGTCTCGTCCACAAGGACGAGAATGCTGACAACCACAAAACCATTGTCACAATTGAGGACTTCTCTGAGGACGACAGGATTATCCATAACGGTACGGTTGCGGCGTTTGCGACTATGAATGAGTTCATCCTCGCCACGGATGAGGTtattgaggatggcaaggagaGCGCCGGCCTGCAAGCCATTGCTAGTATGGACGGAAAGCATTTTGAGGCAGCCCAATTTCCGCGCAACTTTCACGATTCTCACTCGTCATTGTACACCGTTCTTGACAGCTCCAACCACGCCGTCAACCTATTTGTCGCCACTGATCTTTCTGAAGGCCGACGCCGTGGCTCAATAATCAAGAGTAATTCTAACGGTACCACATATGTCCTCAGTGCATCCAACGTCAACTCAGACGAACTGGGTTACGTGGATTTTGAAAAAGTCGCGGGTCTTGAGGGCGTCACCCTTATCAATTCTGTTTCAAACCCTGATGACAAGAACGGAAAGAAGGTGATCCAGACAAAGATTTCGCACAACGATGGCGCCGAATGGGGTTTCCTCCCCCCTCCATCAAAGGGTGCAGATGGCAAGTCTTATCCATGCAGCTCCTCAGGTGATAGCAAATGCGCTCTTCATCTACATCACTACACAGAGCGAGAGAATAAGGGCAGAACTTTCTCAGCAAGCACTGCCGTTGGCCTGATCTTTGGCTATGGAAACGTTGGACCaagccttggagatgtcAAGGATGCCGATACGTTCATGTCAGCTGATGGCGGAATCAACTGGAAGAGCGTCAAGAAGGGTGTATGGACATGGCAATACGGTGATCAGGGCTCGATCATTGTGCTCGCACAGCGTGCTACCCAGAcgaacaagatcaagtcAAATATTGTCTCTTACTCAACCGACGAGGGCAATACTTGGACTGACTACAAGTTCACCGACAAGGAGGTAACCATTCAAGACTTGACATCTGTCCATAGTGGAACTTCACGAAACTTCTTGGTGTGGTACCAGACAGATGACAAGAAACTCTTCGCTGCCAACCTAGATTTTACAGGACTCACAAATCAGCCATGCAAGTACTCCGATGATCCTTCTTCAGATTACGATCTCTGGTCTCCTAAGCATCCCCTCCAAAACGACGACTGCCTTTTCGGACATAAGGCCAAGTATCTGCGAAAGAAGACGGATCGCAAGTGCTACAATCAGGCAAGCATGTCGCGATTGCGAGAATACGAAAACTGCGAGTGTACCCGGCGAGATTTTGAATG TGCATATAATTTCGAACTAGACAACCATGGACAATGCAGTCTGGTTCCGGATCATGATGCCATCTCGGGCGAGGAGTGGTGTAAGCAACATCCCAATGAGACTTCGTACTTCGACCCTACAGGTTATCGTCGCATCCCCTTGACCACCTGCGAAGGTGGCCAAGAGCTGGACAAGACCTCCACAGAGCACGCCTGTGCAGGACACGAGGAGGATTTTGCACGCAAGCGTGGCACTTCAGGCTGGGCTATTTTCTTTGCTATCATCATCCCCATCGGACTGGCAGCCGCTTTTGGCTGGTATGCTTGGCGCAACTGGAGCGGCAAATTTGGACAGATCCGACTGGGTGATAACAGTGCAACCTTTGACAGCGAGCAGCCTTGGATCAAGTATCCCGTTATTGCCATTTCAGCGCTGgcagctgttgttgctgccCTGCCACTTGTCTTGACCTCCATATGGCGATCCGCCACTGGAGTCTACGAGCGCGTATCAAACCGAAGCAGGGGAGGCAACTGGTCAAGACGATATACCACACGCGATAGCTTCGCCCGAGGGCGTGGTGACTATTCCATggtcgacgacgacgagggTGAGCTACTTGGTGAGGAGAGCGACGAAGAGGTTTGA